From the Bombus vancouverensis nearcticus chromosome 3, iyBomVanc1_principal, whole genome shotgun sequence genome, one window contains:
- the LOC117154195 gene encoding uncharacterized protein LOC117154195, with protein sequence MSYINEQNQGGKYGQLAKKLLKIASISGRKVALRHVGEPIDYSTELLHEFGTTDITIGDVTADVMITTMGKIPSEMFYLEDTVATVVPQRIQETSTFAKAIVATQEYYRPTESSSHSPVLIALLTALFIILLLCCITACIVTKSKRRNNFFGKGNMECEPGCTGLNQPLLGKLSTTTNKTSISSLRN encoded by the exons ATGTCGTATATAAATGAGCAAAATCAG gGAGGCAAATATGGACAACTtgctaaaaaattattaaagatAGCTTCAATATCTGGTAGGAAGGTTGCACTTCGTCATGTTGGTGAACCTATCGATTATTCTACTGAATTGTTGCACGAATTTGGTACTACAGATAtaacaattgga GACGTTACAGCAGATGTTATGATAACAACAATGGGTAAAATTCCAAGTGAAATGTTTTACTTAGAGGATACAGTTGCTACCGTAGTTCCACAGAGAATACAAGAAACATCTACATTTGCAAAAGCTATTGTGGCAACGCAAGAGTATTATCGACCAACGGAGTCCTCCAGCCATTCGCCGGTCTTAATTGCTTTATTAACCGCTCTTTTTATAATATTGTTATTATGCTGTATTACGGCATGTATCGTAACTAAGTCAAAGAGGAGAAATAATTTCTTTGGGAAGGGAAACATGGAATGCGAACCAGGATGTACAGGACTGAATCAGCCTCTGCTAGGAAAACTTTCAACCACTACAAATAAAACCAGCATTAGCTCTTTGAGAAATTAA
- the Nup54 gene encoding nuclear pore complex protein Nup54 translates to MSFGTGFGGTTSTPAPAFSFGATASTTATPVKPGFGTPSFGFSTPATSAPSLFGSSSTPATGGFGSGTTFGTPAATGFGNTATGGFASAPTFAASATSFGTTPVFGTPASSGTAFGTTSAFGSTPASTTGFGTFGTTTTSSLGFGGFSGFGTTTTTSAPSLFGGFGTTSTAPTFGTSTGFGAFGAKPTATTTTTGFGGFGTGTGFAGFGSGLAQTQQQFQQQQQQQQPVNTISEALYNAVFNCQLYNDERDNIIARWNLIQALWGTGKAYYYMNAPPIELNQENPLCRFKAIGYSRMPDADNNDGLVVLCFNKKKKDVKEGEAQLIGFMNNILGNKPNLSLTIDNIKATGEDKSQVTIFITEKGITGAPRKIPASELVAYLSQPMQKQQLVQNGVEDMLPLVKLDPAQLKEYLDNPPCSIDPRLWKQAQLDNPNPELYIPVPMIGFQQVKHRLKCQEEETTRHRNFLDMAADEIQRLQRQHTAIQARLKEHRRTLLELQHRVLQVLVRQEITRKVGLSLQPEEEVLTRRFESMHSQVSAPTQFKGRISEMLSQLRMRNHIDTQNQERYAMDPIAQDDIKAYLTMEQQGMAQLIATINSDLESLKIIKDGMSELLMSHNIS, encoded by the exons ATGTCATTTGGTACGGGATTCGGAGGAACAACTTCGACACCCGCTCCTGCGTTTAGCTTTGGTGCAACGGCTTCCACTACGGCGACACCAGTAAAACCGG GGTTTGGAACGCCATCTTTTGGATTTAGTACGCCGGCTACCTCAGCGCCAAGTCTCTTCGGTTCCTCTTCAACTCCAGCAACAGGAGGATTTGGAAGTGGTACCACTTTTGGTACACCAGCTGCAACTGGTTTTGGCAACACAGCAACAGGTGGTTTTGCCTCGGCACCTACTTTTGCTGCTTCCGCTACTAGTTTTGGAACTACTCCAGTGTTTGGTACGCCTGCTTCATCGGGCACTGCATTCGGCACCACTTCTGCTTTTGGTAGCACACCAGCCTCTACCACTGGATTCGGTACATTTGGAACCACTACAACATCCTCTTTAGGCTTTGGTGGTTTCAGTGGATTTGGGACTACAACAACCACCTCTGCGCCTTCCCTCTTTGGAGGATTTGGTACTACAAGTACAGCCCCTACTTTTGGTACATCTACAGGTTTTGGTGCTTTCGGCGCAAAACCAACGGCAACAACTACAACCACTGGCTTTGGTGGTTTTGGTACAG GTACAGGATTTGCGGGGTTTGGATCTGGGTTAGCACAGACTCAACAACAGTttcagcaacaacaacagcagcaacagcccGTTAATACCATATCCGAAGCGTTATACAATGCCGTATTTAATTGCCAGTTATATAACGATGAACGTGACAATATTATCGCGAGATGGAACCTCATACAAGCTTTATGGGGAACTGGAAAAGCTTATTATTATATGAATGCTCCACCTATAGAGCTTAATCAAGAAAATCCACTATGTAGATTCAAAGCTATCGGGTACAGTCGGATGCCCGATGCTGATAACAACGACGGTCTGGTAGTACTCTgtttcaataaaaagaaaaaggatgtTAAAGAGGGCGAGGCACAATTGATCGgttttatgaataatattttggGAAATAAACCGAATTTATCGCTTACAATAGACAATATTAAAGCAACTGGAGAAGACAAAAGTCAGGTGACCATTTTTATCACTGAAAAAGGAATTACCGGAGCTCCAAGAAAAATCCCTGCCAGCGAGTTAGTTGCGTATTTATCGCAACCGATGCAAAAGCAACAATTAGTGCAAAATGGTGTAGAAGATATGTTACCTTTAGTAAAATTAGATCCTGCACAGCTTAAGGAATACTTAGACAATCCGCCTTGTTCAATCGATCCACGATTATGGAAACAGGCTCAACTGGACAATCCCAATCCAGAACTTTATATACCTGTGCCAATGATCGGCTTCCAACAAGTTAAACACAGGTTAAAGTGTCAAGAAGAAGAAACAACAAGGCATAGAAATTTCCTAGACATGGCGGCTGATGAAATACAAAGATTACAGAGACAACATACGGCGATACAAGCTAGATTAAAGGAACATCGGAGGACTCTGTTAGAACTACAACACAGGGTGTTGCAG gTACTGGTACGTCAAGAAATTACACGTAAAGTTGGGTTGTCTCTGCAACCGGAGGAAGAAGTTCTAACACGTAGGTTCGAATCTATGCATTCCCAAGTTAGCGCTCCAACTCAGTTCAAAGGTAGAATTAGTGAAATGCTTTCTCAATTGAGAATGAGAAATCATATAGACACACAAAATCAGGAAAGGTATGCGATGGACCCCATAGCACAGGATGACATAAAAGCG tacctaacaatGGAGCAACAGGGCATGGCACAACTTATAGCAACGATAAACTCCGATCTAGAAAGTTTGAAAATCATTAAAGACGGCATGTCTGAACTCTTAATGAGTCATAATATATCGTGA
- the LOC117154194 gene encoding uncharacterized protein LOC117154194: MIVYVPGRMPSHVGPYGSVRYPGTLLGVVPGFYSPISGYSTSPNPSYYESLSLQQQAPLDLPVWPRSMPIEEELATSPSAVIPGLGVSPDGLANGGPPSPAHSDSDASNSSLELGSIRRGENAQLKCRWQNCGRWFTSLEQLAGHVARLHAAPGPRGLFYCGWEGCARGERGFNARYKMLVHVRTHTNEKPHHCFQCDKSFSRAENLKIHARSHTGERPYVCPVEGCNKAYSNSSDRFKHTRTHAVDKPYCCKVPGCPKRYTDPSSLRKHVKTYRHYVNNNDKVQEKSFEENNSQEKARFDTVTPEKQSSSTHSESSDKKDSSIESSVSGSSPKASNSFEEQRNFVEWNNMYNLQDQRKEQEHITPRKTYEQEVKIYPRIYDESYIIPDRIQVNPMYVSNNPIIKESPPQSVQSVSPRTSPHHVPDTLPHIGMQSTPIKIEEPIECPSKVSTVDYRNIESIINSTPCKKENVVICDPVRHSVIKRAEDLKMEVEQIPTKEDMCKDTTDCCCRHKCCVHSNDNILEKTKILSDLILKTQNPLFRHLLGTVDLQYGLQNMWGNIVDTNNTCGQDLRVKNENVVEMEQDLPLDLTINK; the protein is encoded by the exons ATGATCGTTTACGTTCCGGGTAGAATGCCAAGCCACGTTGGTCCGTACGGCTCTGTTCGCTATCCGGGCACGCTGCTAGGAGTGGTGCCGGGTTTTTACAGCCCGATTTCCGGTTACTCGACCAGCCCAAACCCCAGCTACTACGAGAGCCTCAGCCTGCAACAACAAGCACCGCTGGACCTTCCGGTTTGGCCACGAAGCATGCCGATCGAGGAAGAACTCGCAACTTCCCCGTCGGCCGTGATACCGGGTTTGGGAGTCTCGCCGGATGGTTTGGCAAACGGTGGACCACCTAGTCCAGCTCACAGCGACTCGGACGCCTCCAATTCCAGCTTGGAACTTGGCTCCATTCGACGCGGCGAAAATGCTCAACTAAAATGCAG ATGGCAAAATTGTGGTCGTTGGTTCACATCCTTGGAACAGCTGGCAGGACACGTTGCGCGACTTCATGCTGCGCCCGGACCACGTGGTCTTTTTTACTGTGGCTGGGAAGGGTGTGCCAGAGGTGAACGTGGATTTAACGCCAG GTACAAGATGCTGGTGCACGTTCGAACGCACACGAACGAGAAACCGCATCACTGTTTCCAATGCGACAAAAGCTTCAGCAGAGCGGAAAACCTAAAGATTCACGCTCGTTCTCATACCGGTGAACGCCCTTACGTCTGCCCCGTTGAAGGCTGCAACAAAGCTTACTCCAACTCCTCGGACAGGTTCAAGCACACCAGAACTCACGCCGTGGACAAGCCTTACTGCTGCAAGGTACCTGGCTGTCCCAAGAGGTACACCGATCCTTCCTCCCTGCGTAAACACGTGAAAACCTACAGACACTACGTGAATAATAACGACAAGGTGCAAGAGAAAAGTTTCGAGGAAAACAATTCACAGGAGAAGGCGAGATTCGATACCGTAACGCCGGAGAAGCAGAGCAGCAGTACCCATTCCGAGTCGTCCGACAAGAAAGACAGCAGCATCGAGAGCAGCGTATCAGGGTCTAGTCCAAAGGCCAGCAATAGCTTCGAGGAGCAAAGGAATTTCGTCGAGTGGAATAACATGTACAACCTGCAAGACCAGCGCAAGGAACAGGAGCACATCACGCCGAGAAAGACCTACGAACAAGAAGTGAAGATCTATCCGAGAATTTATGACGAGAGTTACATAATACCGGACAGAATTCAGGTGAATCCCATGTACGTATCCAACAACCCGATCATCAAGGAGAGCCCACCTCAATCGGTTCAGTCGGTCTCGCCTCGAACCAGTCCGCACCATGTCCCCGACACGTTGCCTCATATCGGAATGCAGTCGACGCCCATCAAAATCGAGGAACCCATCGAATGCCCCAGTAAGGTCAGCACGGTCGATTACAGGAACATCGAGTCGATTATCAACAGCACGCCCTGCAAAAAGGAAAACGTCGTTATTTGCGATCCAGTGAGACATTCTGTGATAAAACGAGCTGAAGACCTGAAAATGGAGGTCGAGCAAATACCGACCAAGGAGGATATGTGCAAAGACACCACCGATTGCTGTTGTCGTCACAAGTGTTGCGTGCACAGTAACGACAATATCTTGGAGAAAACGAAGATCCTGTCGGATTTAATCCTCAAGACGCAGAATCCTCTGTTCAGACACCTGTTGGGCACGGTGGATCTGCAATACGGATTACAGAATATGTGGGGCAACATTGTGGACACGAACAATACATGCGGACAAGACCTTCGAGTCAAGAACGAGAATGTGGTAGAGATGGAGCAGGATCTTCCATTGGATTTGACAATCAATAAATAA